Proteins from one Mugil cephalus isolate CIBA_MC_2020 chromosome 15, CIBA_Mcephalus_1.1, whole genome shotgun sequence genomic window:
- the LOC125021332 gene encoding tripartite motif-containing protein 3-like isoform X3, translating to MSSAMAKREAGSPSPVVRQIDKQFLVCSICLDHYRNPKVLPCLHTFCESCLQNYIPPESLTLSCPVCRQTSILPEKGVGALQNNFFITNLMEVLQRDPECSRPEACSVLESVSAAAAGKPLCCPNHEGKVMEFYCESCETAMCLDCTEGEHREHVTVPLRDVVEQHKAALKTQLDAIRSRLPQLTVAIELVSEISRQLNERKTEAVAEITSTFEELERALHQRKTALITDLENICSTKQKVLQAQLSSLLQGKEHIQSSCSFTEQALSHGSATEVLLVQKQMSERVTALARHDFPEKPHQNAHLNCQVETEGLRRSIQNLGVLLTTAAVAHTSVATGEGLRHAATGQHHTITVTTKDKDGELVRTGNAVLRAEITSADGGRAAEAEITDNKNGTYEVGYTLRSEGEYSFALLLYGQPIRGSPFRLRAVKPSDVPPSPDDVKRRVKSPSGTGGHIRQKAVRRPSSMYSTTKKKENPIEDELIYRVGSRGREKGEFTNLQGISASSNGRVVVADSNNQCIQVFSNDGQFKMRFGVRGRSPGQLQRPTGVTVDMNGDIVVADYDNRWVSIFSSDGKFKNKIGAGRLMGPKGVAVDKNGHIITVDNKACCVFIFQSNGKLVTKFGGRGTSDRQFAGPHFVAVNNKNEIIVTDFHNHSVKVYSADGEFLFKFGSHGEGNGQFNAPTGVAVDTNGNIIVADWGNSRIQVFDSTGSFLSYINTSADPLYGPQGLALTSDGHVAVADSGNHCFKVYRYLQ from the exons ATGTCCTCTGCCATGGCAAAACGCGAGGCTGGGAGCCCCAGCCCTGTAGTGCGTCAGATAGACAAACAGTTCCTGGTCTGCAGCATCTGTCTGGATCACTACCGAAACCCCAAGGTCCTGCCTTGTCTGCACACCTTCTGTGAAAG TTGTCTCCAGAACTACATTCCCCCAGAGTCTCTGACGCTTTCGTGTCCAGTGTGTCGGCAGACGTCCATCCTTCCAGAGAAGGGAGTCGGCGCTCTACAGAACAACTTCTTCATCACTAATCTCATGGAG GTCCTTCAACGAGACCCCGAGTGCTCGCGGCCAGAAGCCTGCAGCGTGTTAGAGTCGGTCAGTGCTGCGGCTGCAGGGAAGCCCCTCTGTTGCCCAAACCACGAGGGAAAG GTCATGGAGTTCTACTGCGAGTCATGTGAGACGGCCATGTGTCTGGACTGCACAGAGGGCGAGCACCGGGAGCATGTGACCGTCCCTCTGCGGGACGTTGTCGAGCAGCACAAGGCTGCGCTGAAGACGCAGCTGGACGCCATACGCAGCAG GCTCCCTCAGCTCACAGTGGCCATCGAGCTGGTGAGCGAGATTTCTCGACAGCTGAATGAAAGGAAGACGGAGGCGGTGGCGGAGATCACCAGTACGTTTGAAGAGCTGGAGCGGGCGCTGCACCAGCGCAAGACGGCCCTCATCACAGACCTGGAGAACATCTGCAGCACGAAGCAGAAG GTCCTACAGGCCCAGCTTTCATCTCTTCTCCAGGGGAAGGAACACATccagagcagctgcagcttcacagagcAGGCTCTCAGCCACGGGAGTGCCACCGAG GTACTGCTAGTCCAGAAGCAGATGAGTGAGCGGGTGACAGCGCTGGCCAGGCACGACTTCCCGGAGAAGCCACATCAGAATGCGCACCTCAACTGTCAG GTGGAGACCGAAGGTCTGCGGCGCTCCATCCAGAACCTGGGCGTTCTTCTCACCACAGCAGCTGTGGCCCACACCTCCGTCGCCACGGGAGAGGGCCTCCGCCACGCAGCAACGGGGCAACACCACACCATTACTGTGACGACAAAGGACAAA GATGGGGAGCTGGTCCGGACGGGAAACGCGGTTTTGAGAGCAGAGATAACGTCTGCGGACGGCGGCCGCGCCGCAGAGGCCGAGATAACGGACAATAAGAACGGAACGTACGAGGTGGGCTACACGTTACGCTCCGAGGGAGAGTACTCGTTCGCCCTGCTGCTGTACGGGCAGCCGATACGGGGCAGCCCGTTCCGCCTGCGGGCGGTCAAGCCGTCGGACGTCCCGCCGTCTCCGGATGACGTGAAGAGGAGGGTGAAGTCCCCCAGCGGGACTGGGGGCCACATACGGCAGAAGGCGGTGCGGCGGCCTTCCAGCATGTACAGCACGaccaagaagaaggagaacCCCATTGAGGATGAGCTCATCTACAGAGTCG GTTCCCGGGGAAGAGAAAAAGGGGAGTTCACAAACCTGCAAGGAATCTCTGCCTCCAGTAACGGCAGAGTAGTGGTGGCTGACAGCAACAACCAGTGCATACAG GTGTTCTCCAATGACGGCCAGTTCAAGATGCGCTTTGGGGTCAGAGGCCGGTCACCGGGGCAGCTGCAAAGGCCGACGGGGGTCACCGTGGACATGAACGGTGACATCGTGGTGGCCGACTACGACAACCGATGGGTCAGCATATTCTCCTCCGACGGCAAGTTTAAG AATAAGATCGGTGCAGGTCGGCTCATGGGTCCCAAAGGTGTTGCCGTGGATAAGAACGGACACATCATCACTGTGGACAACAAGGCCTGCTGTGTGTTCATCTTTCAATCCAATGGGAAGCTCGTGACCAAGTTTGGAGGCAGGGGGACATCTGACAGGCAGTTTGCAG GTCCGCACTTTGTGGCCGTGAACAACAAGAATGAAATCATAGTGACCGATTTTCACAATCACTCGGTGAAG GTTTACAGTGCAGACGGGGAGTTTTTATTCAAATTCGGCTCTCACGGAGAAGGCAACGGGCAGTTCAACGCTCCGACTGGCGTGGCAGTGGACACCAATGGAAACATCATCGTAGCTGACTGGGGTAACAGCAGAATACAG GTGTTCGACAGCACAGGATCCTTCTTATCGTACATTAACACGTCCGCGGACCCCCTGTACGGCCCCCAGGGCCTTGCCCTCACCTCCGATGGACACGTGGCCGTTGCAGACTCTGGCAATCACTGCTTCAAAGTTTACAGATATCTGCAGTAA
- the LOC125021332 gene encoding tripartite motif-containing protein 3-like isoform X2 yields MSSAMAKREAGSPSPVVRQIDKQFLVCSICLDHYRNPKVLPCLHTFCESCLQNYIPPESLTLSCPVCRQTSILPEKGVGALQNNFFITNLMEVLQRDPECSRPEACSVLESVSAAAAGKPLCCPNHEGKVMEFYCESCETAMCLDCTEGEHREHVTVPLRDVVEQHKAALKTQLDAIRSRLPQLTVAIELVSEISRQLNERKTEAVAEITSTFEELERALHQRKTALITDLENICSTKQKVLQAQLSSLLQGKEHIQSSCSFTEQALSHGSATEVLLVQKQMSERVTALARHDFPEKPHQNAHLNCQVETEGLRRSIQNLGVLLTTAAVAHTSVATGEGLRHAATGQHHTITVTTKDKDGELVRTGNAVLRAEITSADGGRAAEAEITDNKNGTYEVGYTLRSEGEYSFALLLYGQPIRGSPFRLRAVKPSDVPPSPDDVKRRVKSPSGTGGHIRQKAVRRPSSMYSTTKKKENPIEDELIYRVGSRGREKGEFTNLQGISASSNGRVVVADSNNQCIQVFSNDGQFKMRFGVRGRSPGQLQRPTGVTVDMNGDIVVADYDNRWVSIFSSDGKFKNKIGAGRLMGPKGVAVDKNGHIITVDNKACCVFIFQSNGKLVTKFGGRGTSDRQFADKLGPNINKSGSVFSPHFVAVNNKNEIIVTDFHNHSVKVYSADGEFLFKFGSHGEGNGQFNAPTGVAVDTNGNIIVADWGNSRIQVFDSTGSFLSYINTSADPLYGPQGLALTSDGHVAVADSGNHCFKVYRYLQ; encoded by the exons ATGTCCTCTGCCATGGCAAAACGCGAGGCTGGGAGCCCCAGCCCTGTAGTGCGTCAGATAGACAAACAGTTCCTGGTCTGCAGCATCTGTCTGGATCACTACCGAAACCCCAAGGTCCTGCCTTGTCTGCACACCTTCTGTGAAAG TTGTCTCCAGAACTACATTCCCCCAGAGTCTCTGACGCTTTCGTGTCCAGTGTGTCGGCAGACGTCCATCCTTCCAGAGAAGGGAGTCGGCGCTCTACAGAACAACTTCTTCATCACTAATCTCATGGAG GTCCTTCAACGAGACCCCGAGTGCTCGCGGCCAGAAGCCTGCAGCGTGTTAGAGTCGGTCAGTGCTGCGGCTGCAGGGAAGCCCCTCTGTTGCCCAAACCACGAGGGAAAG GTCATGGAGTTCTACTGCGAGTCATGTGAGACGGCCATGTGTCTGGACTGCACAGAGGGCGAGCACCGGGAGCATGTGACCGTCCCTCTGCGGGACGTTGTCGAGCAGCACAAGGCTGCGCTGAAGACGCAGCTGGACGCCATACGCAGCAG GCTCCCTCAGCTCACAGTGGCCATCGAGCTGGTGAGCGAGATTTCTCGACAGCTGAATGAAAGGAAGACGGAGGCGGTGGCGGAGATCACCAGTACGTTTGAAGAGCTGGAGCGGGCGCTGCACCAGCGCAAGACGGCCCTCATCACAGACCTGGAGAACATCTGCAGCACGAAGCAGAAG GTCCTACAGGCCCAGCTTTCATCTCTTCTCCAGGGGAAGGAACACATccagagcagctgcagcttcacagagcAGGCTCTCAGCCACGGGAGTGCCACCGAG GTACTGCTAGTCCAGAAGCAGATGAGTGAGCGGGTGACAGCGCTGGCCAGGCACGACTTCCCGGAGAAGCCACATCAGAATGCGCACCTCAACTGTCAG GTGGAGACCGAAGGTCTGCGGCGCTCCATCCAGAACCTGGGCGTTCTTCTCACCACAGCAGCTGTGGCCCACACCTCCGTCGCCACGGGAGAGGGCCTCCGCCACGCAGCAACGGGGCAACACCACACCATTACTGTGACGACAAAGGACAAA GATGGGGAGCTGGTCCGGACGGGAAACGCGGTTTTGAGAGCAGAGATAACGTCTGCGGACGGCGGCCGCGCCGCAGAGGCCGAGATAACGGACAATAAGAACGGAACGTACGAGGTGGGCTACACGTTACGCTCCGAGGGAGAGTACTCGTTCGCCCTGCTGCTGTACGGGCAGCCGATACGGGGCAGCCCGTTCCGCCTGCGGGCGGTCAAGCCGTCGGACGTCCCGCCGTCTCCGGATGACGTGAAGAGGAGGGTGAAGTCCCCCAGCGGGACTGGGGGCCACATACGGCAGAAGGCGGTGCGGCGGCCTTCCAGCATGTACAGCACGaccaagaagaaggagaacCCCATTGAGGATGAGCTCATCTACAGAGTCG GTTCCCGGGGAAGAGAAAAAGGGGAGTTCACAAACCTGCAAGGAATCTCTGCCTCCAGTAACGGCAGAGTAGTGGTGGCTGACAGCAACAACCAGTGCATACAG GTGTTCTCCAATGACGGCCAGTTCAAGATGCGCTTTGGGGTCAGAGGCCGGTCACCGGGGCAGCTGCAAAGGCCGACGGGGGTCACCGTGGACATGAACGGTGACATCGTGGTGGCCGACTACGACAACCGATGGGTCAGCATATTCTCCTCCGACGGCAAGTTTAAG AATAAGATCGGTGCAGGTCGGCTCATGGGTCCCAAAGGTGTTGCCGTGGATAAGAACGGACACATCATCACTGTGGACAACAAGGCCTGCTGTGTGTTCATCTTTCAATCCAATGGGAAGCTCGTGACCAAGTTTGGAGGCAGGGGGACATCTGACAGGCAGTTTGCAG ACAAACTTGGcccaaacataaataaatctggcTCGGTTTTCA GTCCGCACTTTGTGGCCGTGAACAACAAGAATGAAATCATAGTGACCGATTTTCACAATCACTCGGTGAAG GTTTACAGTGCAGACGGGGAGTTTTTATTCAAATTCGGCTCTCACGGAGAAGGCAACGGGCAGTTCAACGCTCCGACTGGCGTGGCAGTGGACACCAATGGAAACATCATCGTAGCTGACTGGGGTAACAGCAGAATACAG GTGTTCGACAGCACAGGATCCTTCTTATCGTACATTAACACGTCCGCGGACCCCCTGTACGGCCCCCAGGGCCTTGCCCTCACCTCCGATGGACACGTGGCCGTTGCAGACTCTGGCAATCACTGCTTCAAAGTTTACAGATATCTGCAGTAA
- the LOC125021332 gene encoding tripartite motif-containing protein 3-like isoform X1 produces the protein MSSAMAKREAGSPSPVVRQIDKQFLVCSICLDHYRNPKVLPCLHTFCESCLQNYIPPESLTLSCPVCRQTSILPEKGVGALQNNFFITNLMEVLQRDPECSRPEACSVLESVSAAAAGKPLCCPNHEGKARTPPSFFCGSSHLKKTALPLKFGAISVKETESCFPSEAQNDTVCLPLQVMEFYCESCETAMCLDCTEGEHREHVTVPLRDVVEQHKAALKTQLDAIRSRLPQLTVAIELVSEISRQLNERKTEAVAEITSTFEELERALHQRKTALITDLENICSTKQKVLQAQLSSLLQGKEHIQSSCSFTEQALSHGSATEVLLVQKQMSERVTALARHDFPEKPHQNAHLNCQVETEGLRRSIQNLGVLLTTAAVAHTSVATGEGLRHAATGQHHTITVTTKDKDGELVRTGNAVLRAEITSADGGRAAEAEITDNKNGTYEVGYTLRSEGEYSFALLLYGQPIRGSPFRLRAVKPSDVPPSPDDVKRRVKSPSGTGGHIRQKAVRRPSSMYSTTKKKENPIEDELIYRVGSRGREKGEFTNLQGISASSNGRVVVADSNNQCIQVFSNDGQFKMRFGVRGRSPGQLQRPTGVTVDMNGDIVVADYDNRWVSIFSSDGKFKNKIGAGRLMGPKGVAVDKNGHIITVDNKACCVFIFQSNGKLVTKFGGRGTSDRQFAGPHFVAVNNKNEIIVTDFHNHSVKVYSADGEFLFKFGSHGEGNGQFNAPTGVAVDTNGNIIVADWGNSRIQVFDSTGSFLSYINTSADPLYGPQGLALTSDGHVAVADSGNHCFKVYRYLQ, from the exons ATGTCCTCTGCCATGGCAAAACGCGAGGCTGGGAGCCCCAGCCCTGTAGTGCGTCAGATAGACAAACAGTTCCTGGTCTGCAGCATCTGTCTGGATCACTACCGAAACCCCAAGGTCCTGCCTTGTCTGCACACCTTCTGTGAAAG TTGTCTCCAGAACTACATTCCCCCAGAGTCTCTGACGCTTTCGTGTCCAGTGTGTCGGCAGACGTCCATCCTTCCAGAGAAGGGAGTCGGCGCTCTACAGAACAACTTCTTCATCACTAATCTCATGGAG GTCCTTCAACGAGACCCCGAGTGCTCGCGGCCAGAAGCCTGCAGCGTGTTAGAGTCGGTCAGTGCTGCGGCTGCAGGGAAGCCCCTCTGTTGCCCAAACCACGAGGGAAAGGCAAGAAcccccccttcctttttttgtggGTCATCACATCTCAAAAAAACTGCCCTGCCTCTTAAGTTTGGAGCAATTAGTGTAAAAGAAACTGAATCCTGTTTTCCCAGTGAGGCTCAGAATGACACAgtttgtctccctctgcagGTCATGGAGTTCTACTGCGAGTCATGTGAGACGGCCATGTGTCTGGACTGCACAGAGGGCGAGCACCGGGAGCATGTGACCGTCCCTCTGCGGGACGTTGTCGAGCAGCACAAGGCTGCGCTGAAGACGCAGCTGGACGCCATACGCAGCAG GCTCCCTCAGCTCACAGTGGCCATCGAGCTGGTGAGCGAGATTTCTCGACAGCTGAATGAAAGGAAGACGGAGGCGGTGGCGGAGATCACCAGTACGTTTGAAGAGCTGGAGCGGGCGCTGCACCAGCGCAAGACGGCCCTCATCACAGACCTGGAGAACATCTGCAGCACGAAGCAGAAG GTCCTACAGGCCCAGCTTTCATCTCTTCTCCAGGGGAAGGAACACATccagagcagctgcagcttcacagagcAGGCTCTCAGCCACGGGAGTGCCACCGAG GTACTGCTAGTCCAGAAGCAGATGAGTGAGCGGGTGACAGCGCTGGCCAGGCACGACTTCCCGGAGAAGCCACATCAGAATGCGCACCTCAACTGTCAG GTGGAGACCGAAGGTCTGCGGCGCTCCATCCAGAACCTGGGCGTTCTTCTCACCACAGCAGCTGTGGCCCACACCTCCGTCGCCACGGGAGAGGGCCTCCGCCACGCAGCAACGGGGCAACACCACACCATTACTGTGACGACAAAGGACAAA GATGGGGAGCTGGTCCGGACGGGAAACGCGGTTTTGAGAGCAGAGATAACGTCTGCGGACGGCGGCCGCGCCGCAGAGGCCGAGATAACGGACAATAAGAACGGAACGTACGAGGTGGGCTACACGTTACGCTCCGAGGGAGAGTACTCGTTCGCCCTGCTGCTGTACGGGCAGCCGATACGGGGCAGCCCGTTCCGCCTGCGGGCGGTCAAGCCGTCGGACGTCCCGCCGTCTCCGGATGACGTGAAGAGGAGGGTGAAGTCCCCCAGCGGGACTGGGGGCCACATACGGCAGAAGGCGGTGCGGCGGCCTTCCAGCATGTACAGCACGaccaagaagaaggagaacCCCATTGAGGATGAGCTCATCTACAGAGTCG GTTCCCGGGGAAGAGAAAAAGGGGAGTTCACAAACCTGCAAGGAATCTCTGCCTCCAGTAACGGCAGAGTAGTGGTGGCTGACAGCAACAACCAGTGCATACAG GTGTTCTCCAATGACGGCCAGTTCAAGATGCGCTTTGGGGTCAGAGGCCGGTCACCGGGGCAGCTGCAAAGGCCGACGGGGGTCACCGTGGACATGAACGGTGACATCGTGGTGGCCGACTACGACAACCGATGGGTCAGCATATTCTCCTCCGACGGCAAGTTTAAG AATAAGATCGGTGCAGGTCGGCTCATGGGTCCCAAAGGTGTTGCCGTGGATAAGAACGGACACATCATCACTGTGGACAACAAGGCCTGCTGTGTGTTCATCTTTCAATCCAATGGGAAGCTCGTGACCAAGTTTGGAGGCAGGGGGACATCTGACAGGCAGTTTGCAG GTCCGCACTTTGTGGCCGTGAACAACAAGAATGAAATCATAGTGACCGATTTTCACAATCACTCGGTGAAG GTTTACAGTGCAGACGGGGAGTTTTTATTCAAATTCGGCTCTCACGGAGAAGGCAACGGGCAGTTCAACGCTCCGACTGGCGTGGCAGTGGACACCAATGGAAACATCATCGTAGCTGACTGGGGTAACAGCAGAATACAG GTGTTCGACAGCACAGGATCCTTCTTATCGTACATTAACACGTCCGCGGACCCCCTGTACGGCCCCCAGGGCCTTGCCCTCACCTCCGATGGACACGTGGCCGTTGCAGACTCTGGCAATCACTGCTTCAAAGTTTACAGATATCTGCAGTAA